A region from the Lolium perenne isolate Kyuss_39 chromosome 4, Kyuss_2.0, whole genome shotgun sequence genome encodes:
- the LOC127293477 gene encoding sulfite exporter TauE/SafE family protein 4 encodes MAAAASTPAALYGRLNSASTRGFLAYVAAAGACAAVLACFVISAAEPDADTAANGAALRLSSRSTRVWPDLEFNWRLVVATVVGFLGSAFGTVGGVGGGGIFVPLLNLVLGFDTKSAAALSKCMIMGASASSVWYNLQVSHPTKEAPVIDYKLALLFQPMLMLGITIGVELSVVFPYWLITVLIIILFIGTSSRSFYKGILMWKEETRILMETHERDAQSKSDCAANDVVFDPSYAEPLLPQHKPAQKSGLETLWFNLSWKNILVLMTVWSSFLVLQILKNNSQTCSTFYWVINILQIPAAVSVFLWKAMELCRDSRARRMNGNLECVCEASIEWSPAQLIFCAFCGLLGGTVGGLLGSGGGFILGPLLLELGCIPQVASATATFVMMFSSSLSVVEFYFLGRFPLPYAGYLIFISILAGFWGQCLVRKIVHVLKRASLIVFILSSVIFASALTMGVVGTEKSIAMINNHEYMGFLGFCE; translated from the exons ATGGCGGCGGCCGCCTCCACGCCCGCGGCCCTGTACGGCCGCCTCAACAGCGCCAGCACGCGGGGCTTCCTCGCCTACGTCGCCGCGGCGGGCGCCTGCGCCGCCGTCCTCGCCTGCTTCGTCATCTCCGCCGCCGAGCCCGACGCCGACACCGCCGCCAATGGCGCCGCCCTCCGCCTCTCCTCGCGCTCCACGCGCGTCTGGCCC GATCTCGAGTTCAACTGGCGGCTGGTGGTGGCCACCGTCGTCGGCTTCCTCGGCTCGGCCTTCGGCACCGTCGGCGGCGTCGGGGGCGGCGGCATCTTCGTGCCGCTCCTCAACCTCGTCCTCGGCTTCGACACCAAGTCCGCCGCAGCGCTCTCCAAAT GCATGATCATGGGCGCGTCGGCATCCTCGGTCTGGTACAACCTCCAGGTCTCGCACCCCACCAAGGAGGCGCCAGTCATCGACTACAAGCTCGCGCTGCTCTTCCAGCCCATGCTCATGCTCGGGATCACCATCGGGGTCGAGCTCAGCGTCGTATTCCCCTACTGGCTCATAACCGTGCTCATCATTATACTATTCATAG GCACTTCATCGCGCTCCTTCTACAAGGGGATTCTCATGTGGAAGGAGGAGACACGGATCCTG ATGGAGACACATGAGCGAGATGCACAATCCAAGTCTGACTGTGCGGCCAACGATG TGGTTTTTGACCCTAGCTATGCCGAGCCACTCCTGCCTCAGCATAAGCCCGCACAGAAGTCTGGCCTG GAGACTTTGTGGTTCAACTTGAGCTGGAAGAATATCCTAGTGCTGATGACAGTTTGGTCATCTTTCTTGGTGCTGCAAATCCTCAAG AATAACTCCCAAACATGCAGCACTTTCTACTGGGTGATCAATATTCTGCAG ATCCCAGCTGCAGTAAGTGTATTCCTGTGGAAGGCCATGGAATTGTGCAGGGACAGCCGTGCTCGGCGCATGAATGGCAACTTAGAGTGTGTATGTGAGGCCTCTATTGAGTGGTCTCCAGCACAGCTCATCTTTTGCGCCTTCTGTGGTCTGCTGGGTGGCACAGTTGGTGGTCTTCTAGGGTCTGGAGGAGGCTTCATCCTCGGTCCGCTTCTTCTTGAGCTTGGGTGCATCCCTCAG GTTGCAAGTGCAACAGCCACATTCGTGATGATGTTCTCCTCATCCCTCTCAGTGGTTGAGTTCTACTTCCTGGGCAGGTTCCCTCTCCCTTATG CTGGTTACCTGATCTTTATTTCCATACTGGCTGGATTCTGGGGCCAGTGCTTGGTCAGGAAGATTGTGCATGTGCTCAAGAGAGCATCGCTGATTGTCTTCATCCTCTCCTCAGTCATCTTCGCCAGTGCTCTTACCATGG GTGTTGTTGGGACCGAGAAGAGCATAGCGATGATCAACAACCACGAATACATGGGGTTCCTCGGCTTCTGCGAGTAA
- the LOC139839004 gene encoding protein FAR-RED IMPAIRED RESPONSE 1-like, translated as MPRARGFEYWFGGIDLNATHEASTSTDQHAGQPPEVGGHRVDPQGDEAGPSNNDQQADSRARTGVTLSSEESDGEAEVESTPEGYVPKVPFVGMMFDTPELALQHYNRYAHHIGFSVKIESSRRCAKDEKKKQSIKQRNRKLTVLTDCKAKLRVKRDGARWKVTQFVEVHTHEVIDKFALKKYLRSHNKIPAEEKKFIDLLHEVNLTSGRIMEIMGELYGSKQNVTYNSKTVSNYTAKLGNYDRIKDIPELLEYFEEIKKDDPRFFYRFKLDAENKVENLFWVDSKARDVYPLYNDCISFDTTFMTNQYNMPCAPFIGINRYGQSIQLGCGFVRNESSVNFVWLFERWHIMQKVQEKLGTFVAQREDLRLEFNDVIDYSMTPEEFEQRWANMVETHGVADNTHFLDLYDLREYFVPAYFRHRFFPFLQTTSRSEGFNAVLKQYVHPHDSLVRFFKQYMKLQERIDVTEDAHEFDGDEKTVRLWGDFPMEKQILQTYTMPIYHRFQLELRNITSYNVRDIGVTEQGSIHEVFPIQGSVRGYGRRSYRVDADVANGIYNCECCKINRDGILCCHALKVMTHLGMVTKYPEHYILPRWCLPPPDIVAPRDERQEKPVGQKLSRKDMRLLRYGNLCSDFAKLAVGLAASEKTNEIAERHMRAMEKEMADLKKANADALKKRKSAKHAVNTNTANDSQESVPMEEDAATVENRKARNPPMSATKGRPGSKRKKGGLQLQKPKQGLCGVCKQPGHDARTCEVRLANPEKYSLLGLFH; from the exons ATGCCAAGGGCTCGCGGATTTGAATACTGGTTTGGTGGCATTGATCTCAATGCAACTCATGAAGCTAGTACATCAACTGATCAACATGCTGGGCAGCCGCCAGAAGTCGGAGGCCATCGTGTCGATCCCCAAGGAGATGAAGCAGGTCCTTCAAACAATGATCAGCAAGCTGATTCGCGTGCACGGACTGGTGTTACACTTTCCAGTGAGGAAAGCGATGGTGAAGCTGAGGTTGAGTCAACGCCTGAAGGATATGTTCCAAAGGTTCCATTTGTTGGCATGATGTTTGACACACCTGAACTAGCTTTGCAGCACTACAACAGATATGCTCACCACATTGGTTTTTCAGTGAAGATAGAATCATCTAGGAGATGTGCTAAAGATG AGAAGAAGAAGCAGTCGATTAAGCAGAGGAACCGTAAGCTAACTGTGCTGACCGACTGCAAAGCAAAGCTTCGAGTAAAACGTGATGGTGCTAGATGGAAAGTTACTCAGTTTGTTGAGGTGCATACACATGAGGTGATTGACAAGTTTGCGCTTAAGAAGTACTTGAGATCACACAACAAGATCCCTGCAGAagagaaaaagttcattgacttgTTGCATGAAGTCAACCTTACTTCAGGAAGGATCATGGAAATCATGGGGGAGCTATATGGGAGCAAGCAGAATGTCACATACAACAGCAAAACAGTTAGTAACTACACTGCAAAACTAGGGAACTATGACAGGATTAAAGATATCCCAGAGCTGCTAGAGTACTTTGAAGAAATCAAGAAAGATGATCCCAGATTTTTCTACAGGTTCAAGCTAGATGCAGAAAATAAAGTGGAGAACCTGTTCTGGGTGGATAGCAAAGCAAGAGATGTCTACCCCCTGTACAATGATTGTATTTCTTTTGATACAACATTCATGACAAACCAGTACAACATGCCATGTGCTCCTTTCATTGGAATAAATAGATATGGTCAATCCATCCAGCTTGGTTGTGGTTTTGTGAGGAATGAATCTTCTGTGAACTTTGTGTGGTTGTTTGAGAG GTGGCATATAATGCAAAAAGTACAGGAAAAACTTGGTACTTTTGTTGCTCAGAGAGAAGACTTGCGTTTAGAGTTCAATGATGTGATTGACTACAGCATGACACCGGAAGAGTTTGAACAGCGGTGGGCAAATATGGTGGAAACGCATGGGGTTGCAGATAACACACATTTTCTTGACCTCTATGATTTGCGTGAGTATTTTGTGCCAGCATATTTCCGCCACCGGTTTTTCCCATTCCTTCAAACTACATCTAGAAGTGAAGGGTTTAATGCTGTTCTTAAGCAGTATGTTCATCCACATGATAGCCTTGTTCGTTTCTTCAAGCAGTACATGAAACTACAGGAAAGAATTGATGTAACAGAAGATGCTCATGAGTTTGATGGTGATGAGAAGACAGTCAGGCTTTGGGGGGACTTTCCCATGGAGAAGCAGATCCTTCAGACATACACCATGCCCATCTACCACCGCTTTCAGCTTGAGCTTCGGAATATTACATCCTATAATGTTCGTGACATTGGTGTTACTGAACAAGGGAGCATTCATGAGGTTTTCCCAATACAAGGATCCGTGCGCGGGTACGGTAGGAGGAGTTATCGTGTCGATGCTGATGTAGCTAATGGAATCTACAATTGTGAATGTTGTAAAATTAACAGGGATGGTATCCTGTGCTGCCATGCATTGAAAGTTATGACACATCTAGGGATGGTTACAAAATACCCAGAGCACTACATCCTACCCAGGTGGTGTCTACCCCCTCCCGACATAGTTGCACCGCGGGATGAGAGGCAAGAAAAGCCTGTTGGCCAGAAGCTATCTAGAAAAGATATGAGATTGCTTAGATATGGTAACCTCTGCAGTGATTTTGCTAAGCTTGCTGTTGGTTTAGCGGCCTCAGAGAAAACTAATGAAATAGCTGAACGGCACATGAGAGCaatggagaaagagatggcagatTTGAAAAAGGCTAATGCTGATGCACTCAAAAAAAGGAAGAGCGCCAAGCATGCAGTAAACACTAACACTGCTAATGATTCACAAGAAAGTGTACCTATGGAAGAAGATGCTGCTACTGTGGAGAATCGGAAAGCTAGGAACCCACCAATGTCAGCGACAAAAGGGCGCCCAGGTTCAAAAAGAAAGAAAGGTGGTCTACAGTTACAGAAACCAAAACAAGGTCTCTGTGGTGTGTGCAAGCAACCAGGTCACGATGCTCGTACGTGCGAGGTGCGACTAGCAAACCCAGAGAAGTACAGTTTGTTGGGCCTTTTTCATTGA